One Candidatus Poribacteria bacterium DNA segment encodes these proteins:
- a CDS encoding helix-hairpin-helix domain-containing protein has translation MKNKAEPGDTAGLTNNEIAQKLLELYTILIVADYPEDHAARYPRLAYTISRMEASVVELVAQGQLKEEIPGVGDIVATIITEYVETGTCSKLQEYASDVPQTIVELISIPGLGPKTIKLLYQEIGVDSLLSLRTAIDEGKLKGIKGIGKKTIENFEAYLNENL, from the coding sequence ATGAAAAATAAAGCAGAACCTGGTGATACCGCGGGACTGACCAACAATGAAATCGCACAAAAACTATTGGAGCTTTATACGATTTTGATTGTCGCTGACTACCCGGAAGACCACGCAGCGCGCTACCCGCGTTTAGCGTATACAATTTCTCGTATGGAGGCATCTGTGGTGGAACTGGTCGCTCAAGGACAGTTGAAAGAGGAGATTCCAGGTGTTGGAGATATAGTCGCTACAATCATCACTGAATATGTTGAAACCGGAACGTGCTCGAAATTGCAGGAGTACGCAAGTGATGTGCCGCAGACAATTGTTGAACTTATATCTATCCCCGGACTGGGGCCTAAAACAATTAAACTTCTGTATCAGGAGATAGGCGTTGACAGTCTCTTATCACTCCGAACAGCAATTGATGAAGGTAAGTTGAAAGGGATCAAAGGCATCGGTAAGAAAACGATAGAGAATTTTGAGGCGTACCTTAATGAAAATTTGTGA